A single Marinobacter sp. es.042 DNA region contains:
- the tsf gene encoding translation elongation factor Ts, translated as MAAITAAMVKELRERTGLGMMECKKALVEAEGSVDAAIEELRKSSGLKAAKKAGRTAAEGASLIKISDDNTVAFILEVNSETDFVARDDNFLNFANDVLNVAFENGETDVAKLMEGDLESKREALVQKIGENITVRRIVKVEGPVVGGYVHSNNKIASVVALTAGDPEVARDIAMHAAAVNPRVGKPEDMPAEELEREKDVIKAQPDMEGKPAEIVEKMMGGRIKKFLKENSLVEQPFVKNPDQTVGELIKSNGGELVGFVRLEVGEGIEKEEVDFAAEVAAAAGTGKA; from the coding sequence ATGGCTGCAATTACCGCTGCAATGGTCAAAGAGCTGCGTGAGCGTACCGGCCTTGGCATGATGGAATGCAAGAAGGCACTTGTTGAAGCCGAAGGCAGCGTTGACGCTGCGATCGAAGAGCTGCGCAAGTCATCCGGTCTGAAAGCTGCCAAGAAAGCCGGCCGTACCGCCGCTGAAGGCGCTTCACTGATCAAGATCTCTGACGACAACACCGTTGCCTTTATTCTGGAAGTGAACTCCGAGACCGACTTTGTTGCTCGCGATGACAACTTCCTGAACTTTGCCAACGACGTGCTGAACGTTGCGTTTGAAAATGGCGAAACCGACGTAGCCAAGCTGATGGAAGGCGATCTGGAATCCAAGCGTGAAGCGCTGGTTCAGAAAATCGGCGAGAACATCACTGTTCGTCGTATCGTCAAGGTTGAAGGCCCGGTTGTTGGCGGATACGTTCACAGCAACAACAAGATCGCTTCGGTTGTCGCCCTGACTGCCGGTGATCCTGAAGTTGCCCGTGACATCGCCATGCACGCAGCTGCCGTTAACCCGCGTGTCGGCAAGCCGGAAGACATGCCGGCAGAAGAACTCGAGAGAGAGAAGGATGTGATCAAGGCCCAGCCGGATATGGAAGGCAAGCCTGCCGAGATCGTCGAAAAGATGATGGGTGGCCGCATCAAGAAGTTCCTCAAGGAGAACAGCCTTGTTGAGCAGCCTTTCGTCAAGAACCCGGACCAGACCGTGGGCGAGCTGATCAAGTCCAACGGCGGCGAGCTGGTTGGCTTCGTTCGTCTGGAAGTGGGTGAAGGCATTGAGAAGGAAGAAGTGGACTTTGCTGCCGAGGTTGCTGCTGCAGCCGGCACAGGCAAGGCCTGA
- a CDS encoding [protein-PII] uridylyltransferase, with product MDQSELESRISNDPSPVTAARELLKGRYDADAEAFRQGADVRALVRSRADTVDTVLRLIWNRYPFSDSPDIALIAVGGYGRGELHPHSDIDLLILTRAGIEDSWHEDLGAFVTLLWDLRLDIGHSVRSIEESKTAAREDITILTNLLETRTIAGPDELRSDLSEQVYSDDVSTDRDYFIAKREEQQQRHQKYGDTEYNLEPNVKGSPGALRDIQTIGWITKRHFGLQNIADLTRFSILTEEEHQILFQGETFLWQLRYGLQLLADRNENRLLFDHQRALAQMLGYRDEGKRLGVELMMQAYYRTVLALAELADVILQYYDEAILGSPSEDAIQPINKRFQIRNYYIEAVNNQVFAYAPYAIMEIFVLLAQHPEIKGIRATTIRSLRAHRHLIDDAFRSDLAVTTLFMELLRTPHALDQTLSAMKKYNVLGRYLPEFGQIIGQMQHDLFHIYTVDAHTMRVIRNMVRLGGSEARTEYPLASRLIHRLPKLETLYIAGIYHDVAKGRGGDHSELGAIDAEAFCQRHHLSERDTQLISWLVENHLLMSMTAQRKDISDPDIIHGFARAVPSQAHLDYLYVLTVCDISATNPKLWNTWRASLLRQLYIEAKRALRRGTETPIDRQEWVRATQSEAREILHAQNMTDEQIDAIWDTVDEDYFLQDSTVDIAWQTAAIIRHGDNTDPLVLIRDTRGGPTDGYSQIIIYMKDRVALFAATTAVLEQLNLNIVDARISSSEGPYSISSYVVLDEKGQPLGIDPARKERVRLRLIEELDDPDDYPDIIHRRTPRQLKHFAFPTEVTFSNDTINQRTVMEVITPDRPGLLARIGQVLLEHRVRLSNAKIATLGERVEDVFFVTDEQGEPIREPAVCQALQQDLCKMLDDIQ from the coding sequence GTGGACCAAAGCGAGCTGGAATCCCGCATCAGTAATGACCCATCTCCGGTTACGGCGGCCCGGGAGCTGTTAAAGGGCAGGTATGACGCCGATGCCGAAGCCTTTCGACAAGGCGCCGATGTGCGCGCCCTTGTCCGCTCCCGGGCTGACACGGTCGATACGGTTCTCAGATTGATCTGGAACCGCTACCCCTTTTCCGATTCACCGGACATTGCCCTGATCGCGGTCGGCGGCTACGGACGGGGTGAGCTGCACCCCCATTCGGACATCGACCTGCTCATTCTCACCCGTGCCGGCATCGAAGACAGCTGGCACGAAGATCTGGGCGCGTTTGTTACCCTGCTGTGGGATCTCAGGCTGGATATCGGCCACAGTGTTCGCAGCATCGAGGAAAGCAAGACAGCCGCTCGTGAAGACATCACCATACTGACCAACCTGCTGGAAACGCGCACTATTGCCGGCCCGGATGAACTCCGGTCAGATCTGAGCGAGCAAGTCTATTCCGATGATGTCAGCACCGACCGCGACTACTTTATTGCGAAGCGTGAGGAGCAGCAGCAACGGCATCAGAAATACGGCGATACCGAATACAACCTCGAGCCAAACGTGAAGGGTTCCCCGGGCGCCTTGCGGGACATACAAACGATCGGCTGGATTACCAAGCGACATTTCGGACTGCAGAACATCGCTGACCTGACCCGCTTCAGCATTCTTACCGAGGAAGAACATCAGATTCTGTTCCAGGGTGAAACCTTCCTCTGGCAACTGCGATACGGCCTGCAGCTGCTCGCTGACCGGAATGAAAACCGGCTGCTGTTCGATCATCAGCGAGCCCTGGCCCAGATGCTCGGCTATAGAGACGAAGGTAAGCGGCTGGGCGTCGAATTGATGATGCAGGCCTACTATCGCACCGTCCTGGCCCTCGCCGAACTGGCGGATGTGATTCTGCAGTATTACGACGAAGCGATTCTGGGTAGCCCATCGGAAGACGCCATCCAGCCTATCAACAAGCGTTTCCAGATTCGCAACTACTATATTGAAGCGGTCAACAACCAGGTCTTCGCCTACGCGCCCTATGCCATCATGGAAATCTTCGTTCTGTTGGCTCAGCACCCTGAGATCAAGGGCATTCGGGCCACGACGATCCGGTCGCTTCGGGCCCACCGGCATTTGATCGATGATGCGTTCCGATCTGATCTGGCGGTGACTACCCTGTTCATGGAGCTGCTCAGAACGCCCCATGCCCTGGATCAGACGCTGTCTGCCATGAAGAAGTACAACGTGCTCGGGCGCTATCTCCCGGAGTTTGGTCAGATCATTGGCCAGATGCAGCACGACCTTTTCCACATTTACACCGTGGATGCCCACACCATGCGGGTCATCCGCAACATGGTGAGGCTTGGCGGCTCGGAAGCCCGAACCGAGTATCCGCTGGCATCTCGCCTGATTCACAGGCTGCCGAAACTGGAAACTCTCTACATTGCGGGCATTTACCATGATGTGGCCAAAGGCCGGGGTGGCGATCACTCGGAACTGGGTGCCATCGATGCCGAAGCCTTCTGCCAGCGGCATCACCTGAGCGAACGGGACACCCAGCTGATTTCCTGGCTGGTGGAAAACCACCTGCTGATGTCCATGACAGCCCAGCGCAAAGACATCTCCGACCCGGACATTATCCATGGGTTTGCCAGGGCAGTGCCGAGCCAGGCGCACCTGGATTACCTGTACGTTCTAACCGTGTGCGACATCAGCGCTACCAATCCGAAGCTATGGAACACGTGGCGGGCCTCGCTGTTGCGCCAACTCTATATCGAGGCCAAACGGGCTTTGCGTCGGGGCACTGAAACGCCCATCGACCGACAGGAATGGGTTCGCGCTACCCAGTCGGAAGCCCGTGAAATCCTGCATGCCCAGAACATGACCGACGAACAGATCGACGCCATCTGGGACACCGTGGACGAAGACTATTTCCTCCAGGACTCGACCGTGGACATCGCCTGGCAGACTGCTGCCATCATCAGACACGGCGACAATACGGACCCGCTGGTGCTGATTCGAGACACGCGGGGCGGCCCTACGGACGGCTACTCCCAGATCATTATCTACATGAAGGACCGGGTTGCCCTGTTCGCTGCGACAACGGCGGTCCTCGAACAGCTGAACCTGAACATCGTGGACGCGCGCATCAGCTCAAGCGAGGGGCCCTACTCGATCAGTTCCTATGTGGTACTTGATGAGAAGGGACAGCCTCTGGGCATCGACCCTGCGAGAAAAGAACGGGTGCGTTTGCGCCTGATCGAAGAACTGGACGACCCGGATGACTATCCGGACATCATCCACCGGCGCACTCCACGCCAGCTCAAGCATTTCGCTTTCCCGACGGAAGTGACGTTCTCGAATGACACCATCAACCAGCGCACCGTAATGGAAGTGATCACGCCCGACCGCCCGGGGCTTCTGGCCCGCATCGGCCAGGTGCTGCTGGAGCACCGGGTACGCCTAAGCAACGCCAAGATTGCTACTCTCGGCGAGCGCGTAGAGGACGTTTTCTTCGTAACGGACGAACAGGGCGAGCCCATCCGGGAGCCGGCGGTATGCCAGGCCCTACAGCAAGATCTTTGTAAAATGCTGGACGACATTCAATGA
- the rpsB gene encoding 30S ribosomal protein S2, which produces MAQVNMRDLLKAGAHFGHQTRYWNPKMSKFIFGARNKIHIINLEQTVPAMNDALKFVQQLAENKNKILFVGTKRAAAKIIKEEAERAGQPFVNHRWLGGMLTNYKTIRQSIRRYRDLETQSQDGTFDKLTKKEALDRTREMDRLERSIGGIKDMGGLPDAMFVIDVDHERIAIKEANKLGIPVIGVVDTNSDPDGVDYVIPGNDDAIRAIQIYVKAVADTCMEAAQSAGAGADEFVEVSEDAEGAAPAAE; this is translated from the coding sequence ATGGCTCAGGTAAATATGCGTGACCTGCTGAAGGCAGGTGCTCACTTCGGTCACCAGACCCGCTACTGGAACCCGAAAATGTCGAAGTTCATCTTCGGCGCCCGTAACAAGATTCATATCATCAACCTTGAGCAGACCGTTCCTGCCATGAACGACGCGCTGAAGTTTGTTCAGCAGCTGGCAGAGAACAAGAACAAGATCCTGTTCGTTGGTACCAAGCGTGCCGCGGCCAAGATCATCAAGGAAGAAGCCGAGCGTGCCGGTCAGCCGTTCGTTAACCACCGCTGGCTCGGTGGCATGCTGACCAACTACAAGACCATCCGTCAGTCTATCCGTCGCTACCGTGACCTGGAAACCCAGAGCCAGGACGGTACTTTTGACAAGCTGACCAAGAAAGAAGCACTGGATCGTACCCGTGAAATGGACCGCCTGGAGCGCTCCATTGGTGGTATCAAGGACATGGGCGGCCTGCCGGACGCGATGTTCGTGATTGACGTTGACCACGAGCGTATCGCCATCAAGGAAGCCAACAAGCTTGGCATTCCTGTCATCGGCGTTGTGGATACCAACAGTGATCCCGACGGTGTCGATTACGTGATCCCGGGCAACGATGACGCTATCCGTGCGATCCAGATTTACGTGAAAGCCGTTGCTGATACCTGCATGGAAGCAGCCCAGTCTGCTGGTGCCGGTGCTGACGAGTTTGTTGAAGTCAGCGAAGACGCTGAAGGCGCTGCTCCAGCCGCTGAGTAA
- a CDS encoding ArsC family reductase yields the protein MKLYGIKNCDTVKKARKWLDEQGIDYEFHDFKKDGLQSELLFRWEQAVGWETLLNRRGTTWRKLPEDVRDTIDAQSAHEIMLENPSIIKRPVVENVGDVRVGFSADEWSAWLA from the coding sequence ATGAAACTGTACGGCATCAAAAACTGCGACACCGTAAAGAAGGCCCGGAAGTGGCTGGACGAACAAGGTATCGACTACGAATTCCACGACTTCAAGAAGGATGGCCTGCAGAGTGAGTTGCTGTTCCGCTGGGAGCAGGCGGTCGGATGGGAAACCCTGCTGAACCGCCGTGGCACCACCTGGCGCAAACTTCCGGAGGACGTTCGTGATACCATTGACGCCCAAAGCGCTCACGAGATCATGCTGGAGAATCCATCCATTATTAAGCGCCCCGTTGTCGAAAACGTCGGTGATGTGCGCGTAGGTTTCAGTGCAGACGAATGGTCCGCATGGCTGGCCTGA
- the dapC gene encoding succinyldiaminopimelate transaminase: MNPNLDKLHPYPFEKLAKLKAGISVPDHLRPISLGIGEPKHPSPDFVKQVIANNLDKLANYPTTRGTDELREAISGWATRRFNLKAGSLSAANNIVPVNGTREAIFSLVQAVVDATKPATVVSPNPFYQVYEGAAFLAGATPVYLPCDGSNGFIPDFDSVPESIWQECQVLFLCSPGNPSGAVISREALTRVIALADKHDFIVASDECYSELYPEEGNPPEGLLQTCAAIGRDDYARCVVFHSLSKRSNLPGLRSGFVAGDASILDGYLKYRTYHGCAMPIHNQLASIAAWSDEDHVRENRAAYRAKFEAVVPILREVMDVDFPDAGFYLWPITPMDDETFARELSAQQNVHVLPGRYLSRTVDGHNPGENRVRMALVAPLEECVEAAERIVEFVKANKP, from the coding sequence ATGAATCCAAATCTGGACAAACTTCACCCCTACCCTTTTGAAAAGCTTGCCAAACTGAAGGCAGGCATCAGCGTGCCCGATCATCTCCGGCCGATTTCCCTGGGGATTGGAGAGCCGAAGCACCCTTCGCCCGATTTCGTCAAACAGGTCATTGCGAACAATCTGGACAAGCTTGCCAATTACCCCACCACCCGGGGCACGGATGAACTCCGCGAGGCCATCAGTGGCTGGGCAACCCGCCGATTCAATCTGAAGGCCGGCAGCCTCAGCGCGGCGAACAACATCGTGCCGGTAAACGGCACACGCGAAGCAATCTTCTCCCTGGTTCAGGCTGTCGTGGATGCCACCAAGCCTGCCACCGTAGTCAGCCCCAATCCGTTTTATCAGGTTTACGAGGGAGCCGCCTTCCTTGCTGGCGCGACGCCCGTATACCTCCCTTGCGATGGCTCAAATGGCTTCATTCCGGATTTTGATTCAGTGCCCGAATCCATCTGGCAGGAATGCCAGGTACTGTTTCTGTGCTCTCCGGGCAATCCCAGTGGTGCTGTTATCTCCCGGGAAGCGCTGACCAGGGTGATAGCTCTGGCCGACAAACACGACTTTATCGTTGCTTCCGACGAATGCTACTCCGAACTCTATCCGGAGGAAGGCAACCCGCCGGAAGGTCTCCTGCAAACCTGCGCCGCCATTGGCCGGGATGACTACGCCCGCTGCGTGGTGTTCCACAGCCTGTCCAAACGCAGCAACCTGCCCGGCCTGCGATCGGGTTTCGTAGCCGGGGATGCAAGCATTCTTGATGGCTACCTGAAGTACCGCACCTATCACGGCTGCGCCATGCCCATCCACAATCAGCTGGCGAGCATCGCCGCCTGGAGCGACGAAGACCACGTTCGGGAGAATCGTGCAGCGTACCGTGCCAAATTTGAGGCCGTGGTCCCGATCCTCCGGGAAGTTATGGATGTTGATTTTCCGGATGCCGGGTTTTACCTGTGGCCGATAACTCCGATGGACGATGAAACGTTTGCCCGGGAGCTCTCGGCGCAACAGAACGTGCACGTGTTGCCTGGACGATATCTTTCCCGAACCGTGGATGGCCATAACCCCGGAGAAAACCGTGTCCGGATGGCCCTGGTCGCCCCGCTGGAAGAGTGCGTAGAGGCAGCGGAACGCATTGTTGAATTTGTTAAGGCGAACAAGCCATGA
- a CDS encoding phosphatidate cytidylyltransferase: MLKTRIITALILAPIAIGGIFFLPPLGFALFTGAIITLGAWEWANMSGIESPAGRVGYALATAIILYGLLNVPFVAVLWLALLWWGVCFLLVRSYPAGSEKWGSLPARAVMGLFVLVPAWVGLNHLRTGGFQFGDSTNNLLLILYVFCVVWVADIGAYFAGRAFGKAKLAPRVSPGKSWAGVWGGLMAVGVFALIVSWLASAGTVQTSLLIVASLATGLVSVLGDLLESMLKRHRGIKDSSQLLPGHGGIMDRIDSLTAAIPVFALIITQLGWLTSGHW; encoded by the coding sequence GTGTTAAAAACCCGAATTATCACCGCACTGATCCTTGCTCCTATCGCCATTGGCGGGATCTTTTTCCTCCCGCCCCTGGGTTTTGCGCTCTTTACCGGCGCCATCATTACCCTGGGCGCCTGGGAGTGGGCGAATATGTCCGGTATTGAGAGTCCTGCTGGCCGGGTTGGCTACGCACTGGCCACCGCTATCATTCTCTACGGCCTGCTGAACGTTCCGTTTGTGGCGGTCCTCTGGTTAGCGCTGCTCTGGTGGGGCGTGTGCTTCCTTCTGGTTCGCAGTTACCCCGCCGGCTCCGAAAAATGGGGCAGTCTACCCGCAAGAGCGGTGATGGGGCTGTTCGTTCTGGTGCCGGCGTGGGTGGGCCTTAATCACCTGCGAACCGGCGGTTTCCAGTTTGGTGACAGTACCAACAACCTGCTGCTCATTCTCTACGTATTCTGTGTGGTGTGGGTTGCCGATATCGGTGCTTACTTCGCCGGTCGGGCGTTTGGCAAGGCAAAGTTGGCGCCCCGTGTCAGTCCTGGCAAATCATGGGCGGGCGTTTGGGGCGGCCTGATGGCCGTCGGAGTTTTTGCGCTGATTGTCAGCTGGCTGGCTTCGGCAGGGACGGTTCAGACCTCGCTGCTAATTGTTGCCAGCCTTGCCACGGGTCTTGTTTCAGTGTTGGGCGATCTGCTGGAAAGCATGCTCAAGAGGCACCGTGGCATCAAGGACAGTAGTCAGCTGTTACCCGGTCACGGTGGCATCATGGACCGGATCGATAGCCTGACGGCGGCCATTCCGGTATTTGCGTTAATTATTACCCAACTTGGTTGGCTGACAAGCGGGCACTGGTGA
- the map gene encoding type I methionyl aminopeptidase, producing the protein MQVSIKTPEEIEKMRVAGRLAAEVLEMIGDHVKPGVSTEELDRICHDYIVNEQKCIPAPLNYKGFPKSICTSVNHVICHGIPSEKKILKDGDILNIDVTVIKDGYHGDTSKMWIVGKPKPGTERLIQITQECLYKGIELVKPGTRLGDIGHVIQQHAEKHRYSVVRDYCGHGIGAVFHEEPQVMHYGKPGTGLELQEGMTFTIEPMINQGKYQTKLLPDGWTVVTKDHKLSAQWEHTILVTADGHEVLTKRKEESF; encoded by the coding sequence ATGCAGGTATCGATCAAGACACCGGAAGAAATTGAAAAGATGCGCGTCGCTGGCCGCCTGGCGGCCGAAGTCCTCGAGATGATCGGCGATCACGTCAAGCCCGGCGTTTCCACCGAAGAGCTTGACCGGATTTGCCACGACTATATTGTTAATGAGCAAAAATGCATTCCGGCACCGCTCAACTACAAGGGGTTTCCGAAGTCCATCTGCACGTCGGTCAACCACGTTATCTGCCATGGCATCCCGTCTGAGAAGAAAATCCTCAAAGATGGAGACATCCTTAATATCGATGTCACCGTAATAAAGGATGGCTACCACGGCGACACCAGCAAAATGTGGATTGTCGGCAAGCCGAAACCTGGCACCGAGCGGCTGATCCAGATTACACAGGAGTGCCTCTATAAAGGTATTGAACTGGTCAAGCCGGGAACCCGTCTGGGCGATATCGGGCATGTTATTCAGCAGCACGCTGAGAAACACCGTTATTCCGTAGTTCGCGATTATTGTGGCCATGGAATCGGCGCAGTATTCCACGAAGAGCCTCAGGTAATGCATTACGGCAAACCCGGCACCGGTCTGGAGCTGCAGGAAGGTATGACGTTTACCATTGAGCCGATGATCAACCAGGGCAAGTACCAGACCAAGCTTCTGCCGGATGGCTGGACCGTCGTTACCAAGGACCACAAACTCTCTGCACAATGGGAGCACACCATCCTTGTGACGGCGGACGGCCATGAGGTCTTGACCAAGCGAAAGGAAGAGTCCTTCTAA
- the uppS gene encoding polyprenyl diphosphate synthase, translating into MTGTVSAEIPVSADSRPRHVAIIMDGNNRWAKARRLKGVAGHKAGVDAVRAVVETCAREGVEVLTLFAFSSENWRRPKDEVSALMKLFLFALEREVRKLHRNDIRLRIIGDRSAFSASLREHMESAEELTRNNSRMTLVIAANYGGHWDITQATRKVAEQVRSGQLAPSDITDDLIQQHLSIGDLPMPDLMIRTAGEQRISNFMLWHLAYTELYFSPVYWPDFQQEEMLKALHAYAGRQRRFGQTDDQIAAKAVQQ; encoded by the coding sequence ATGACGGGAACTGTATCCGCAGAGATTCCGGTGTCGGCAGACAGTCGGCCCCGGCATGTGGCCATCATCATGGACGGGAACAATCGATGGGCCAAGGCCCGTCGTCTCAAGGGAGTGGCTGGGCACAAGGCCGGTGTCGATGCGGTCAGGGCAGTGGTGGAAACCTGTGCCCGTGAAGGCGTGGAAGTGCTCACGCTGTTTGCCTTTTCCAGCGAGAACTGGCGGCGACCCAAGGACGAAGTATCCGCGCTCATGAAACTGTTCCTGTTCGCCCTTGAGCGCGAGGTTCGCAAGCTTCACCGGAACGATATCCGCCTGCGCATTATCGGTGATCGTTCAGCGTTCAGCGCTTCACTGCGTGAACACATGGAGTCGGCTGAAGAGCTGACCCGCAACAACTCCCGGATGACCCTAGTAATTGCCGCCAACTATGGTGGTCACTGGGATATCACGCAGGCCACACGCAAGGTGGCCGAGCAGGTCCGCTCCGGGCAGTTGGCACCCTCTGACATCACAGATGACCTTATTCAGCAGCACCTCAGCATCGGTGACCTGCCAATGCCGGACCTGATGATTCGTACCGCCGGTGAGCAAAGAATCAGCAACTTCATGCTTTGGCATCTGGCTTACACAGAGCTTTACTTTTCACCGGTGTATTGGCCTGACTTCCAACAGGAAGAGATGCTCAAGGCCCTGCATGCCTACGCCGGCCGACAGCGTCGCTTTGGCCAGACGGATGATCAGATAGCGGCCAAGGCTGTACAACAATAA
- the frr gene encoding ribosome recycling factor, with protein MINDIKAEAEKKMKKSLESLNSAFNKIRTGRAHPSILDSVMVNYYGQETPLKQVASVNVEDNRTLTVSPWEKNLMPTIEKAIMASDLGLNPATSGDIIRIPMPMLTEETRKEMVKQAKADAEHGRVSIRNARRDANSMIKDLLKEKEITEDDERKGEDDIQKLTDRYIAEVEKMLKAKEEDLMAV; from the coding sequence GTGATCAACGACATCAAAGCAGAAGCCGAAAAGAAAATGAAAAAGAGCCTGGAGTCCCTTAACTCCGCGTTCAACAAGATCCGCACCGGCCGTGCCCACCCCTCTATCCTGGATAGTGTCATGGTGAACTACTACGGCCAGGAGACGCCGCTGAAGCAGGTGGCTAGCGTCAACGTCGAGGATAACCGCACGCTGACGGTCTCTCCCTGGGAGAAAAACCTGATGCCGACCATCGAGAAGGCTATCATGGCGTCAGATCTTGGCCTGAATCCGGCGACCAGCGGCGATATCATCCGTATCCCGATGCCCATGCTGACAGAAGAAACCCGTAAGGAAATGGTCAAGCAGGCAAAAGCAGACGCCGAGCACGGTCGTGTTTCCATCCGTAATGCGCGTCGCGACGCGAACAGCATGATCAAGGATCTGCTGAAGGAAAAGGAAATCACCGAAGACGACGAGCGCAAGGGCGAGGACGATATCCAGAAGCTGACCGATCGCTATATTGCAGAAGTCGAGAAGATGCTCAAGGCCAAAGAAGAGGACCTGATGGCGGTTTAA
- the pyrH gene encoding UMP kinase: MPTSSKTQPRYKRVLLKLSGEALMGEHDFGIDPKVLDRMALEIGALIGIGVQVGLVIGGGNLFRGAALNAAGMDRVTGDHMGMLATVMNGLAMRDALERSNIRTRVMSAIPMSGIVEHYDRRRAVRDLKDGDVVIFCAGTGNPFFTTDSAACLRGIEIEADAVLKATKVDGVYSADPHLDSSAEKYDYLTYDEVLDKKLGVMDLTAICLARDHGMPLRVFDMNRAGALTRIVTGEKEGTLIE; the protein is encoded by the coding sequence ATGCCGACATCATCGAAAACCCAGCCCAGATACAAGCGTGTTCTGCTCAAACTCAGTGGCGAAGCCCTGATGGGAGAGCACGATTTCGGTATTGATCCCAAAGTTCTTGACCGCATGGCACTGGAAATCGGTGCGCTGATTGGCATCGGCGTGCAGGTTGGTCTGGTTATTGGTGGTGGCAACCTGTTCCGTGGCGCAGCCCTGAATGCGGCCGGCATGGATCGGGTGACCGGTGATCATATGGGCATGCTGGCCACCGTGATGAACGGTCTGGCCATGCGTGATGCCCTGGAACGTTCGAACATCCGGACCCGTGTGATGTCCGCGATCCCCATGAGCGGCATCGTGGAGCACTACGACCGCCGTCGTGCGGTACGGGATCTGAAGGATGGCGATGTCGTGATCTTCTGCGCCGGTACCGGTAACCCTTTCTTCACGACCGATTCCGCTGCATGTCTGCGTGGCATTGAAATCGAGGCCGACGCGGTGCTGAAGGCTACGAAAGTGGATGGCGTATACTCAGCGGATCCGCACCTCGACAGCAGTGCAGAGAAATACGACTACCTCACCTATGATGAGGTTCTGGACAAGAAACTGGGCGTGATGGATTTGACAGCCATCTGTCTCGCCCGTGACCACGGCATGCCGCTGCGGGTGTTCGATATGAACCGTGCCGGCGCCCTTACTCGCATCGTAACTGGCGAGAAAGAAGGTACACTGATCGAATGA
- the dapD gene encoding 2,3,4,5-tetrahydropyridine-2,6-dicarboxylate N-succinyltransferase, with protein sequence MSFAFGIGIGTQNNQGEWLEVFYQQPVMTPDNTLMDVISNALDYKDGNQAISATAEQLSQLANALRQIGQTGQASLADKAAVSKRPVVVTVLETDDTASSTPEVYLKLHLISHRMAKPHGLKLDGIFGLLPNLAWTSEGAIDLNELSDRQLQARLEGRTLEVKSVDKFPQMTDYVVPKGVRIADTARVRLGAYVGEGTTVMHEGFINFNAGTEGTSMIEGRISAGVMVGKGSDLGGGCSTMGTLSGGGNIIIAVGENCLIGANAGIGIPLGDRCKVEAGLYITAGTKVALLDDNNELVEVIKARDLANQTDLLFRRNSQTGAVECKTNKSAIELNEELHANN encoded by the coding sequence ATGAGCTTTGCATTCGGTATCGGTATCGGCACCCAGAACAACCAGGGCGAGTGGCTGGAAGTGTTTTACCAGCAGCCGGTCATGACACCCGATAACACCCTGATGGACGTCATCTCCAACGCCCTTGATTACAAGGATGGCAACCAGGCGATCAGCGCGACCGCCGAGCAGCTCAGCCAGCTCGCCAACGCCTTGCGTCAGATCGGCCAGACAGGCCAGGCATCACTGGCGGACAAAGCGGCCGTTAGCAAGCGCCCGGTGGTTGTCACAGTACTCGAAACAGATGACACCGCGTCCAGCACCCCGGAGGTTTACCTCAAGCTTCACCTGATTTCTCATCGCATGGCCAAACCCCACGGATTGAAGCTGGACGGCATTTTTGGCCTGCTGCCGAATCTGGCCTGGACCAGCGAAGGCGCGATCGATCTGAACGAACTGTCCGACCGCCAGCTTCAGGCTCGCCTGGAAGGCCGCACACTGGAAGTCAAATCCGTGGATAAATTCCCGCAGATGACCGATTACGTGGTGCCGAAAGGTGTCCGCATTGCCGATACCGCCCGGGTTCGCCTTGGCGCCTATGTGGGTGAAGGCACCACGGTCATGCACGAAGGGTTTATCAACTTCAACGCCGGCACCGAAGGCACCAGCATGATTGAGGGCCGCATTTCCGCAGGCGTCATGGTGGGCAAGGGGTCTGATCTGGGCGGTGGCTGCTCCACCATGGGCACCCTTTCCGGTGGAGGCAACATCATCATTGCCGTTGGCGAGAACTGCCTGATCGGCGCCAACGCCGGTATCGGCATCCCGCTGGGCGACCGTTGCAAGGTCGAGGCCGGGCTGTACATCACCGCCGGCACCAAGGTTGCGCTGCTCGACGACAACAACGAGCTGGTTGAGGTGATCAAGGCCCGCGATCTGGCCAACCAGACAGACCTGCTTTTCCGCCGTAACAGCCAGACTGGCGCGGTGGAGTGCAAAACCAACAAGTCTGCCATCGAGCTGAATGAAGAGCTGCATGCAAACAACTGA